GATCAGCTTCGCATCGTGCCTTGCGGTTTCCACGATCTCTGCGACCTTCTCGATACAGGCCATGTAAATGTCGCATTGCTGCTGGAGGATGATGACCCTTCCTTCCTTGCGAAGCTCGAGATCGGTCTGGCGATTGAGAAGCGCCGCGGTCAGAATGATCGTCACGACAGCGCCGAGGAAGATGAGCGTCATCTCCTGCGCGAAAGGCAGTATGTCTTCGGCAAGATACATCGAGCGAAAAACGAAAACGATTCCGATGCCCAAGGCAGCGGCCGCAGCAGCAAATGCCAAGTCAGGCAGGCGGTTCGACATCAGCACCCCGCATTTTCGGTGTCAGGTGGCATGCACGGCTTTGCATCGGCGTCCGGCGCCTCTGCGTCCCGGTGCCGCGGGAAGATTGGCGTCGGACCGCTGCCGAACGGATTGAAGCCGGCGCTCAGGCAACGGTCGAAGATCGTTTCGTCCCATCGGGTGAAATCGTGCTCCTCGCCGGCAATTCGCCCGTCATCCACCATAGGGCACCTCACGCCTTTGCCGATGGGGGAGCGTCATCGAAGGCCGCACCGTCCGAACGATCCGCCTTGCGAAGCCGTAGCCCGAGGAGGATCATCATCACCCCGAAGACCGCGGCGTAGAAGCCGATCAGCCAGCCGAGCGCGAGGAAGCTTTCGACCGGGCGCGTCAGCAGCATCCAGGTCACGACGACACCGAGAACGACCGAGAGAAGGCCGCTCAGGATCAGCCAGATTTCGCCGTTGATTTCCTTTCGCAGGCGGATCGCTGCCGCGATCTCGAGGGCACCCGAGAACACGGACCAGAAGGCAATACTGGCCCAAAGGAACGTCGCTAGGACGAGTGTGGCAACGAAGGGCGAGATCACGACGACGATTCCCGTGGCGATGCCGAGCAGGCCGCTGACCATGAGCCAACCCCACCGCCGGCCCTTCCGGATGTTGCGAATGGCGGAGATCAGGCCTAACACGCCATCGGCGAAGGAAAAGGTGCCGAATACCAGCGTCAGAGCCAGGAGCGATTCAGCCGGCATCAGGAACGCAAGCGCGGCGATGATCAGCGCCAGCACGCCGCGCAGGATGACCAGCCACCAGTTGCGCGTCAGCGTGCAGAGCATGTCTTCGATGTCCCGGGCCGGGTTGAGCGAGTTGATGTTCATTCGATGCGTCCTCCTGGATGATCGGGCGAGCTTTCGGCATGCGACAGGATGGCCGCCTCGCCGTGCATCGCAATGACGATCCGCTGCCGTTCGAGGATCGGTTGGGGCAGGCGCGCCGTGCGGGCGATTTCCTGTTCCAGGTTCGCGGTTTCGACGGTTTCGCCCGCGAACCCGGCCTCGATCAGTTTCGCGCGAAGAAAGGCGGCCGCGGACAGGGCGATCCGGTCGACCTCGGCCGCATCCAGGCCGAGCGCCGCGGCGGCCTCGGCCGGCGTGCTGTCGGCAAGGTGGATTCGCTCCAGCACGCGGCGCCAGAGCGCCGGAAGCTGGGCCATCGCGCGATGCAGCGACTGCGCCAGTTCATGCCGCTCAGCTTCTCTCTCGGGATCGGTCACGCTGTCGTCCGCGACGAGATCCTCGAGCCGCAACACGTCGTCGGGCTGGTGGAATTCGGACAATTCCTGATCGGCTTCGGTCGGATCCTCTGCGGGCTTCTCGGGCTCGGCGTCGAGCGAGGCGGCGTCCTCGGGCAGGGCCCGGCGGGCCGCACGTCCCTCCTCCTCGATGGTCTCGTGGGCCAGCCGCAAGAGCCAATCGCCGACCGAGAATTCCGTCGGCCGCGTCTCGAACCGTTCGAGCCCCTTCAGAACCATCGCATCGACCAGATCGTCGACCCCGAGCCTGCCCGGCGGCACCGATCCGCCGGCTTCGAGATAGGTCAGTTCGCGCCGGACGGCGTCATGGACCCGGTCCAGATGATCCTCGATCAGGTCGAAATACATCGCCCGCCGGTTCGACTCGGCCGCATCGCGTGCCGGGGGCAGAAGCGCGCCGATGCGGCGGCGGCGGGCCGGGCGCTTCCAGTCCGGTTCATGTTTGAGGCGCGCCACATGCCGGTCAACCCGCTGGCGCAGGTTGGCAAAGGCCTTGCGCAGGACAGGCTCAATCTCGAACCCCTCTTCCTGTGCCGCGATCACGCCCGAGGGCAGTTGCAGGCGCAGGCTGACCTGGATGCGCGTCTTGCCGCTCGTCTGGGACGCGACGACTTCGAGCCGGACGAGATCCTCGCGGAAGCGTACAAGATGCGGTTCAAGTTGCCGCACCTCTTCCTCGATGACCTCAGGCGCGCGCTGTTGGCCGTGCCGGTCGAGATTGCGAAATGCTCTGATGACTTCCATGCCGTATGACCTTGCTTGTCGCTTTTTGACGAAATGAGCCGGCGCGACCGTCATCGCGCCGGCCAGTCCTTCACGACGTCATCCGATAGACTTATCGCCCTTGGACTGCTCCTTATCATTGGCGTCGACTGGGACATCGGGCGTCGGAGCGTCCGCCTTGTTTTCGGCAACTGCGCTGGACTCGCCGATCCCGGCTTGGGCCGGATCGTCCGGGCTGTCGTCACCGGTGTCCCTTGCGATCTTTTCGAACACGACCTTCTGTTCGTCCGCTGACCAGGCGACGCGGACCTTGTCGCCATCCTCGATCCGCCCCGAGAGCAGTTCGCGAGCCAACTCGGTCTCCAGCTCCGACCGGATCAGCCGGCGTAGCTCGCGGGCGCCGAATTCGGGACGGAAGCCGACCGCGCCGAAGTGATCCACGACGCTCACATCGAGTTCGAGTTCGACGCCCTGGGTAAGGGCGGTCCGTTTCACCCGGTTGAGCTGCAACTCGACGATCTGGCGGATCTCCGACTGATTCAGCGAATGAAAGACGATGATCTCGTCGATCCGGTTGATGAACTCTGGCCGGAAATGACCGCGCAACACCTCCATCAGTTCGGATTTCTGCTTGGCCTCGTCGAACTCCCTGCTGCCGCGTTTCGTGAGGTTGCGCTGGATGATGTCCGAACCGAGGTTCGAGGTGGCGATGATGATGGTGTTAGTGAAGTCCACCACGCGGCCCTTGCCATCGGTCAGGCGGCCATCGTCGAACACCTGAAGCAGGATGTTGTAGACATCGGGATGCGCCTTTTCGATCTCGTCGAGGAGTACGACCGAGTAGGGCCGACGGCGCACCTTCTCCGTCAGCTGCCCGCCTTCGTCGTATCCGACGTAGCCCGGAGGTGCGCCAACCAACCGGGCAACCGAGTGGCGCTCGCCATACTCCGACATGTCGATACGGATCATCGCATCCTGGTCGCCGAAGATCACCTCGGCGAGCGTCTTGGCCAGTTCCGTCTTGCCAACCCCGGTTGGCCCGAGAAACAGGAAGGTCGCAGTCGGACCGGAACCTTCGCGCAGACCCGCACGCGCCAGGCGCACCGCATCGGCCACGGCGCGGATCGCTTCTTCCTGGCCGATGACGCGCTCGTGCAGCTTCTCCTCGAGCTTGAGGAGTTTGTCCTTCTCCTCGGTGGTCAGCTCCGTGACTGGAACGCCGGTGATCTTGGAGACGATCTGCGCGACGTGATCGGCGCGCACCTCGGCGGTCGCCGAAGCCTGGTCGCGCTTCCAGATTTCCAGAAGCTCGTCCAGCTCCTTCTGCTTCTGCTCCAGCTCCTTCTTCAGTTCTGCTGCTCGGTCGAATTGCTTGCGGGCTGCGGCATAGTCCTGCTCGCGCTTGATCTGCGCGGCTTCGGCCTCCAACTCCTGGACGTCCACAGGGCGCGCTGTGGCGCTGATCTTCACCCGTGCGGCTGCCTGATCGATCAGGTCGATCGCCTTGTCGGGCATGAAGCGGCCAGTGATGTAGCGATCAGAAAGCTCGGCTGCCGCGACGATGGCCTCGTCGGTGATCGTCACCTTGTGGTGCGCCTCCAGCGTGTCGCGCAGGCCGCGCAGGATCATGATGACCTGAGCTACCGTGGGTTCCTCGACATAAACCGGCTGGAACCGTCGCTCGAGCGCCGCGTCCTTCTCGATGTATTTCTGGTACTCGTTGAGCGTCGTCGCGCCGATCAGGTTCAGCTCGCCTCGCGCCAGCGCCGGCTTGAAGGTGTTGGCGATGTCGAGACCACCTTCGCCACCGCCCTGGCCGGCGCCGACGATGGTGTGGATCTCGTCGATGAACAGGATCAGGCTGTCCTTCTCCTCGGTGATCTCCTTGAGGATCTTCTGGACTCGCTCCTCGAACTCGCCGCGATACTTCGACCCGGCCACCATCGAGTTGATGTTTAGCTCGACCAGCCGCTTGTCGCGCAGCGCCTCGGGCACTTCGCCCGCGACGATCCGTTGTGCAAGTCCCTCGACGATGGCGGTCTTGCCCACGCCGGGCTCGCCGATCAGCACCGGGTTGTTCTTTTTCCGGCGGGCCAGCACTTCGATCGTCGTCTCGATCTCGCGGGCGCGGCCTATGACGGGATCGAGCTTGCCCTCGCGGGCGAGCTTCGTCAGGTCACGGCTGAACTGGTCGAGATCGGGCGTGCTGGAAGGCGCCTCCACGCGGCCTTCCTCGGCTCCCTTGCCCACGACCTTGGTCACCTGCTGGCGAAGCGCCTGCGGCGTCAATCCGTATTTGCGCAGGATCGACGCGGCCAGGCCTTCACCTTCCTCGGCAAGGCCGATCAGAAGGTGCTCAGGACCGACATAGGAATGGCCGAGTTCGTTCGAGGCGATGAAGGCCCGGTTCAGCGCGTCCTTCAGGCGAGGACTTACGCCGATTTCGCCTTCCGTCTTGGCGTCTCCACGCTTCGCTTCCTTCTCGATCTGGCGCCGCAGATCGTCCACATCGACCTTGAACTGTTCCAGGATCGTCTTGACTACGTCAGACGAGGTCAATGCCAGAAGCAGATGTTCGGTATCGACCTCGCTGCGCCCGAATTCCCCGGCCTTCTGTGCGGCATCCTGCAGCAGCTTGTTGCCCTGTTCGCTCAGCCGGTCGGCGATGGTGCGTCCGCCGCCGCGCCGCGATCCACGCCGCGGCGCGCCCTCGCCGAAAGTGGCGTCGACGACAGCGTCATCGCCATCACCCATAGAGCCGAGCGTGCCGCCTCGCAGCGGACTGTCACTAAAGAGGCTGCCGAAACCGCTCTCGCCGAGGAATTCGTCAAGAAGGGAACGCCGTCCGAACAGGGACTCCAGCGGCGAGGCGCTGCGCCCCGACCGGCGCGCCATTTCGCTGTAATGCTGGTCGCAAAGCTCCATGTTCTGAACCCTGCCGTTCACCGAGGCGCGCACACGCGCCGTCGCCGGGCGACCGCAAATATCGCAAGCTCCGTGTGCCATTCGTCTTCTCCGTTTTCACTATCCAGTCAGGGTTGTTCGCCGATCATCTGCGCCAGTGACAGTGTCACGCAGCGACCTGTCTCTCGTTGCAGGAGATCCTGCGCCGATTGCTCGAGAAGATCCAGATTGGTTTCAAGAAGGGTGAGGGTGCGCTTGAACACGCCATCCACGATGTCGCGCAGCGAATCCTACCGGCGAGGCCGTATCTGGTGGTGCTTCTTCCCGCCCCGCGAGGCTGGCGAAGGCGGCATTGGCTCACTTCTCGGGACTTGGGGCGGAGAAGCCCTCTATAATTCCCACGACTCCAATGCAGTGATGGGGCCGCTGCTTAGGTCCATCGGCACGCCGGCGGTCGTAGAGGCCGACATTCCGATCGCTCTATTGGGTGACAGCGCAAGTCCTGCCTTTTCTATCGTGGCCCACTATCTGGCGTCTCTTGGTCACTCCGCACGAGACCATCTGGAGTTCGAGGACCGAGTCACTGAGGACCTCCCCGCCCGACAGGTGCGGCGGATCGTTCGCTATCCTGAGCCGGATTTCCTCGCTCTGACGGGCTGCGAGACTTGGTCTCGACCCATTGGAAGCGCCCCGAGGTAACAAAGCCCTCGCGCCAGAACACTCTCGGCTGTGAACAACCTTAACCGTGTGGTGGAAAAGGCCGTTCGGTGCACTATCCTTAGTGGAGCTCATCCAAGAGCTCGCGCCTAGGACAGTCATGTCGCAGCCAGACCTCTTCACTGCTGAAGCACCGACGGCATTCACATTGCCGACCGTCAAGTACGGACCCATCCGAACCCCGACGGGAAGAATAGAGTGCCTGCTGCGCGGGCCGATCGTGGTCGAAGCTACCAAGATCGGCGAGGTTGCCGTGTCGCCTCGTGTCAAAGAACCGATCTATCGGACTGCGGACGGTGAGACCTTTATCCTGACAACCCGGACTAAAGTAGCTCGACCTCCCGCTGCGGATGGTGTGCTGCTCAGCGGTGCCGATGGAAGCCTGTCTTGGACTTCACACCGGCTCGTCGATGACCTGGAGGCTCAAGCAGCTGCCGAGGGATGGCCGGCGGTCGTGACGGCGCGCGCTCGGCTTTGGGAGGGTCAAGTAGCTTTCCGTGCCGAAGCACCCAACGACGATGGGACTGTCGATGAGGACCGCCGAGGTCTTCGACCTCCGCAGCTAGGTGCGTTGCACGCCATCGGGGCACACTGGAGCCTTCATAGGCAGGCGGCGACGGTTGTCATGCCGACCGGTACCGGCAAAACCGAAACCATGTTGGCCGCGCTTGCGGCGTACATGCGGAAGCCGATGCTTGTGGTGGTGCCAGGTGATGCGCTCCGAGCGCAAACGATCGGCAAGTTCATCAACATGGGACTACTTCGCTGGTTGAAGGTGCTCCCCGAAGACGCACCAAACCCGATCGTGGGGATCATCACAAAAGTACCTAAGACGCCCGACGCTCTGGAAGTCTTCGAGCGCTGCAATGTGATCGTCACCACCATGACATCCGTCGCGGACGCAGGTGCTGAGCCTCTATGGCCGGAAATCGTGAAGCGAGTAGGAGCGCTCGTCATCGACGAAGCCCATCACGTGTCGGCTGCCCGTTGGTCGAGCTTCCGAGAGGCCTTTGCCGACCGGCCGATTCTTCAGTTCACTGCTACGCCTTTCCGCCGTGATGGACAGTTGGTCGACGGCCAAGTCATCTACAGCTACTCGCTGCGGCGCGCTCAACAGGATGGATATTTCCGCCGGATCACGTTTGACCCGGTGTACGAACCCACGCCATCCAAAGCGGACAAAGCGATCGCTGAGGCCGCCGTTGCCAAGCTCCGGGAAGATATAGCAGCAGGTTTGGACCATCGGATGATGGCTCGATGTGCGAGCATCGATCGCGCCAACAAAATCCATGCGCTTTACGGACGCTTGGCACCGGAGCTCAAGCCGACCATCATCCATTCCGACCAGACGGATGCACGACAGCGAGTCGCAGATCTGATCGCTGGTCGCAATCACATCGTAGTGTGCGTGAATATGTTGGGTGAAGGGTTCGACCTCCCTCAGCTAAAGGTCGCGGCCGTCCATGATCTCCACAAAAGCCTGGCCATCCTGCTCCAGTTCACAGGCCGCTTCACGCGAAGCTCGGCCGAGAATATCGGCAACGCGACCATCATCGCGAACATCGCCGAACCGAACGTCTCCGCCGCACTTGAACGGCTCTACAGCGAAGATGCCGACTGGAACGACGTGCTCAGCGAACTTAGTTCCCAAGCCGCCCAGGAACATGCGCGGCTGGTGGCATTTCTGAACGAGGCTCAGCGTCTCGACAAAGGCGTGCAGAACGAAGACACACCGATCTCGCACAAGCTCCTAAAGCCGCCGCTGAGCACACTCTTCTACGAAGCCAAGAGCTTCCAACCGAAGAATTTCCACCAAGGCCTTCCTGAGAGCTTCGTTCCTTACCGAGTGTGGCTGCACAGCCCGTCGAACACACTGTTCCTCGTCACTCGCTCCGAACCCTCGGTGAAGTGGAGCCGTTCGAAGGCGGTGCGCGACCGAACATGGACCCTCTTCGTCCTGCACTACGACGCGACCCGAAGCATCCTGTACCTCGCCTCGACCGACAAGGATTCCAACTTCGCGCCGCTTGCAAAGGCAGTCGGCGCCACCACGCTTATTAGCGGTGATGTGATCTTCAGGGCCTTGGGCCGCATCAATCGCCTCATCTTCCAGAACTTGGGGGTCAAGAAGCACGGCCGGCGCAATCTCTCATACGCCTCCTACACAGGCGCGGAGGTGGTGGGCGCCCTGAGCCAAGCGGAGAAGAGCGGCTCCATCAAAGCGCTGCTATCCGGCATCGGATGGGAGCACGGCAGGCAGACGACAGTCGGCTGCACGGTGAAAGGTCGCGTTTGGTCTCGCGATCAAGGTGGTTCGCTGCCTCGCTTTATCGAATGGGCGCAAGGCGTCGGCGACAAGCTGCGCGATGCCTCGATCGATAGCAGCAAGCTCATCGATAACGTCCTGCTCCCCACGGTCGTGACCGCGCTGCCAACGGCGGAACTGTTGGGTGTCGATTGGCCTGTCGAACTTCTCCGGCAGTCCGAGGAGCGAGTGGTCTTCAGCGACGGCACAAGCAAAGCCGCGCAGACTACCTTCGAACTCACGATCGCAGGGATGGACCGCTCGACGAATGCGATCGAATTCGACCTCGTCGAAGCGACTACAGGCCTTTGGGCCCGCTTCCGGTTCGAACTTTCGGGACCAGACGGCTACACAGTTACCCAGATCAGCGGCAGTACTGTGCATGTGACCAGCGGGAAGCTGCACCAGCCGCTGTCCGATTATTTCGGCGACTACCCGCCACTGTTCCGTTTCGTCGATCTTTCCGAGTTGGACGCCAACCTCCACATTGTCCCGCAGACTCCCTACGACCTGACCATTGGGGAGGATCGGTTCGAATGTTGGGATTGGACCGGGGTGGATATCACCAAAGAGTCAATGTGGAAGGACGGTGCGGAGCGCGCTGACTCCATCCAGGCGCATGTCGCGAAACACTACATCGATGCTGGGTTTGATATCGTTTTTGATGACGACGCGAGCGGTGAAGCGGCGGACCTCGTATGCATAAAGGCAGAGAAGGATCATCTTCGCCTTGCCTTGGTTCACTGCAAATTCTCTGGCGGAACCACAGTGGGCGAACGCGTCAAAGACGTCGTCGAAGTGGCTTCGCAAGCCGTGCGATCTGCACGTTGGTTGGGTCGCTTCCAGCATCTCGCCCAACACCTGAAAGTACGAAACGAAGCGCTCAAGGCACCATCACGTCCCTCGCGCTATCTGAAGGGCGGCCCCGGCGAACTCAATCAGTTGGTGAAGTTCCACCGCTTCCATCCCATTCGGGCCGAAATCGTCATGGTCCAACCTGGACTATCGAAATCTAAGCGCACCAGCTCACAGGACACCGTCTTGGGTGCAGCCCTGACGTATCTGAAGGAAACAGTAGGCTTGGACCTCGCCATCGTCTGCAGCGAGTGACGAGGTCCTGGTCCTAGAACAGCGAAAGCTGCCGGCTGCTGACCTCGTGGGCCTGCGATTCAGCAGGCCCTGCCATCACGTCCAGCCAGGTCTCTACATAGGCTGCCGGTCCGCCGGCTTCTTCGATCTCCTCGGAATGGGGAAGGGCGACCGGTAGCCGGTTCCACTGCACGCCCAGAAGCGGACGCCCAGACGTCCCGCTATGAGTCAGAAACCGACATCCGTCTTCGCTTCTGGCGCTTATCCACAACCTATCTATACCTTATGTTTTCCTGGCCATCGGGCCTCTGCAGCCGGCCGAGCGCCATCGAGTTTGCAACAGAAGCTCCGCTGCTAAGCGCAACGCCTGCCCCTCTCAAATTGCATCATTTTTGGCGTTAATTCAGCGGTTTATGGCTGCAACAGCTTCCGAAGCTGTGCTGTCTCGGAAATAGTATAAAATAGTCGCTGTCAATACAATGTCTTGTGAAGAAACGAGCACGCTCTGGAAGAATCTGTTGGACTCTTCGCGGCCGTAGTGTTGCGGGTACGCGCAAGTGAGCCCTTGCTCGACATTGAAATTCAATGTCAAGGCGGCATAAATGATCCCTAGTGAAACGGGCAGCAGATCAAATGGTTGAGGCTCAGGGTCGTGGTCCCCCAATGCCATTCAGGACACAATTCGCAACTCCCGCAGAACTCGCGGCCGATCCGAACCTGCGTGATGAGCAAAAAATTGAGATTCTCCGCCAGTGGGAGCAGGACTTGCGTCAACAAATGACGGCAACGCGGGAGGGCATGTCGCCGACTGAACCGATTCAGGCGCCGGAGACACTTCGAGCGGTTCGAGCTTTACTGAGGGCCCTAGAGGCGGTCGCGCAGCCTGACACCTGAGGTCGTTCACAGTGATCCAACGAAGTTTCGCTGCGCGTAAAAGGCTACCAGAATCTCATGGCGTTCGCGCCGCTTTCTGTGGGCCGGTGTTTCCCGGGGAATGGCCGCCCGACGCCGAAGTCGCAAATCCTTTGCCTTTGCCCTAGCGGGAAGCTTGCTGGCGCTCGGCGCTAGGAGGCCGCACCGGACCATCGGTGAGGCATTGACTTGAATTTGCGTCTACGTTGTCGGCCCCCTTGGGCAGAGGATCATTCAGAGCATCCCTGATTTCGAGCCCATCAGGAAGCCAGAGATTACAACCAGATCATCACAATTGTAGACTGGCCCATCGACGGATGGAGCGCGGGTATTGGGGATGTCTTGCGGGATCAACTGCAGACGGGGCCCAGGCGGAGGTCAAATGCAGCACAGCGGTAGTCGAAAGCGGCCCGTGGCGTTATTTAGGCGGAGCGACGAGTCGTCTTCGATCCTGAGGTCGCCATACCTGCGGAGCGGACGCCTTGGATAGGACGGGTTACAGGATTTTGATCGCGTTGTGTTCGGCCGGCGCCATCCAGCTTGCCGCGCCGGCGGTTGCTGGGGCTGGCCCCGATGCAGTTCACGCGACCGCCACTCCCTCCCCGGCCGTTGTGCGGTCCAACATGGAGGTGCAGATCGGCGTACCCTCGTCGACTCTGCCTGCGGTGCCGACCAGCGCTGCCGCACAAGTGGCCAACGAACAAAACCTAGCGCTGCAGGCCGCCGCCCGCGCCCGCCTCGCCGCCGAACAAGCCGTCAAGACCGAAGCGGCGCGCCTCATGAGTTTGAAGCGTCAGTATGAACTACAGGAGCAAGAGCTCACGACGATGGCGTCTCAGACGGGCGTGCGCCGTGACGCGGTTCTTGGCTGGCGCGCGCGGGCGCGCGAGGCCGCTTTGGCCGCCGGCCCAGCGGATTCTACCTACACAGCGCTGCGCGGGGCTCTTCGCGCCGCCCGGCAAGACCTGGCCTCGACGCTTGATATGATCGCGTCGGGGCCCGTCGACCTCGCCGAGGTGGGACCCGATCCCCTCTTCGACTTACCGGAGGGCGTTGATGCCCGCGAGGTTGAGGCGACCCGTGCGGCGCTTACTGCGCGCCGCGTCAAGCTTGTCGCGGCGACGCATGCGACACACGTCGCTGTGGCCGCCGATCTGCTGAACGAGATCAGTGTGTTGAACGACAGCCGTCTTGCCCTTCTGGTTCACTTGTCGCCCGCAAAGAGGGCGGCCGTCACGGGTTTCACCGCGACTGGTTGGGACCAGGCGCGGGCCGAAGCGCGGCAGTTGATTCTATTAGCTCGATACCACGCCTACGCAGCGTCGGACTGGGTGGCGACGGCGCTGCTCACACCCGCGTCAACAGCTCTGTCGGCGCTTGCAGGAAGCAGTCGAGTCCTGATCCCTTGGGCAATCCTTTCGACTGTATTCCTTTGGTGGCGCCGGCAAAGCACACGAGTGTTCGCATCCTGGGAGGAGATCCTGGCACTTGCGGATCGTAGGGCGCTGAGACCCAGTCCGAGCTGTCAGCTACGTGCCCTCAGGTTCATCCGATCGATACGGCGTCCCTTGGGGTGGCTTGTACTCTACTTCGCGCTTATGTCGGTCCTGCCGTCGGCGTTGCACGATCTTTTGGAAGTCAAACTCCTAAGCTTGATAGTGCTTTGGGCATTGGGTGGGGCCCTGGTCGTCGCCATCATCAATGCGGCCTTTGCGGACTCCAGCACTCGACGGCTAGATCCGCAGCAAGGTCGACAAGATCTCAGTCGTATCCGCCTAAGATCTTTGAGCCTAATCGGCGGCGTGATTGTCGCTTATGGGTTGATCCTCAGCTTGACCGCTGAGCTTGTCGGGCAAGGCACAATCTACCGATGGGTGGGATCGACCGCCTGGTTCGCCATCGTTGCGGTCCTTCTCATGCTAGTGAGATGGTGGATGAGCCTCCTTTTCGCCTGGGCTGAAACGCACAATCGCAAGTCGGCCTTCCACCAGTGGGTGCTGGAGCATCGGATCGGACCGATCGGTTTTCTGGCCGCGACGCTCGTCGCTGTTGAATATGCCGGGATTGCAACAGGGCGCCTCGCTCACCGTTGGTTTGGGTCACTTGCGCTTGTCCGGCGCGCCGCCGTTTTCCTGTTTCGCCGCGAGATGCTCCGCCGCCAGTCCGAACAGCACCACGAGGACCGGCGCTGGATCGATGGGCCGGTGTTTGACGCGTTGGGTCCGGACACCCCGTCCTCGACCTGGATCGCGACCGACGCAGAAAGTCAGATCGCCGCGTGGCTTGTTGGAACGGGCGCCCCCGCTCCCCGCACGATAGCCCTGGTTGGTGAACGCGGCGCGGGAAAGACTTCCAGCCTGCGACAGCTCACCAGGGCGCTGGCGGGCGCCATCGTCATCGATTGCGGCGAGTCCTGCGCGTTGGACGCCATAATTGCCACAATCGCGGCCGAAGCCGATAGCGCCCCGGGAAATCCGCCGCCCGCGATCCTGATCGACAATGTGCAGGCTATGATACGCCCGGTCATGGGTGGGCTTCGGCTATTCGACGAACTTATGTCCCTGATCAGGCAATGCGAAAGCGGCGTCACCTGGGTTCTCGCCATCGACTCGGCAATTTGGCCCTTCCTCGTGGCATCTCGCGGATCCCGCCCGATGTTCGACCAAGTGATCACGCTCGGGCGATGGCCGGACACCGCGATTGGCGCTCTGCTGGACGCTCGATGTGAGCAGGCCGGCATCGACCCGAGCTACGAAGACCTCCTGGAGCCGTCGATGGCCGAGACGGATGAAATCTACCGCCTTGACGCGCTGGCGGCAAAGAAGGCGGCGTACACACTTTTGGTTTGGGACTACGCAAGCGGCAACCCCGGCGTGGCGCTCGATGTCTGGCGCCGCTCTCTGGCGGCAGGCCCGTCGGGTCACCTCTTCGTGCGACCGATGCACACGCCCAAGGCGGCCGAACTGGACTTGTTGGTCGACGAGACGTTGCTTGTCCTGCGGGCCGTGCTCCAGGGGGCGCCAACGACGGCCCACGACATTCAAAGTGCGACCCGTCTATCTTCCCGAGAGGTTGAGAACGCCCTTCGCTTTTGTACCGGGCACGGAATTTTGGATGAGCATGAGGGCCGCATCCAGGCGTCTTGGACCTGGCATCGCGAGATCACACGCAAGCTCGAGCGCCGTCATCTGATGGCCAGCGCATGACCCGGAAAGAGCATGCCGGACGATCTGTCGCCCTTGCGCTGATCGCTTCCGGAG
This genomic interval from Caulobacter sp. NIBR2454 contains the following:
- a CDS encoding ATP-dependent Clp protease ATP-binding subunit, translated to MAHGACDICGRPATARVRASVNGRVQNMELCDQHYSEMARRSGRSASPLESLFGRRSLLDEFLGESGFGSLFSDSPLRGGTLGSMGDGDDAVVDATFGEGAPRRGSRRGGGRTIADRLSEQGNKLLQDAAQKAGEFGRSEVDTEHLLLALTSSDVVKTILEQFKVDVDDLRRQIEKEAKRGDAKTEGEIGVSPRLKDALNRAFIASNELGHSYVGPEHLLIGLAEEGEGLAASILRKYGLTPQALRQQVTKVVGKGAEEGRVEAPSSTPDLDQFSRDLTKLAREGKLDPVIGRAREIETTIEVLARRKKNNPVLIGEPGVGKTAIVEGLAQRIVAGEVPEALRDKRLVELNINSMVAGSKYRGEFEERVQKILKEITEEKDSLILFIDEIHTIVGAGQGGGEGGLDIANTFKPALARGELNLIGATTLNEYQKYIEKDAALERRFQPVYVEEPTVAQVIMILRGLRDTLEAHHKVTITDEAIVAAAELSDRYITGRFMPDKAIDLIDQAAARVKISATARPVDVQELEAEAAQIKREQDYAAARKQFDRAAELKKELEQKQKELDELLEIWKRDQASATAEVRADHVAQIVSKITGVPVTELTTEEKDKLLKLEEKLHERVIGQEEAIRAVADAVRLARAGLREGSGPTATFLFLGPTGVGKTELAKTLAEVIFGDQDAMIRIDMSEYGERHSVARLVGAPPGYVGYDEGGQLTEKVRRRPYSVVLLDEIEKAHPDVYNILLQVFDDGRLTDGKGRVVDFTNTIIIATSNLGSDIIQRNLTKRGSREFDEAKQKSELMEVLRGHFRPEFINRIDEIIVFHSLNQSEIRQIVELQLNRVKRTALTQGVELELDVSVVDHFGAVGFRPEFGARELRRLIRSELETELARELLSGRIEDGDKVRVAWSADEQKVVFEKIARDTGDDSPDDPAQAGIGESSAVAENKADAPTPDVPVDANDKEQSKGDKSIG
- a CDS encoding HdeD family acid-resistance protein; its protein translation is MNINSLNPARDIEDMLCTLTRNWWLVILRGVLALIIAALAFLMPAESLLALTLVFGTFSFADGVLGLISAIRNIRKGRRWGWLMVSGLLGIATGIVVVISPFVATLVLATFLWASIAFWSVFSGALEIAAAIRLRKEINGEIWLILSGLLSVVLGVVVTWMLLTRPVESFLALGWLIGFYAAVFGVMMILLGLRLRKADRSDGAAFDDAPPSAKA
- a CDS encoding sigma-70 family RNA polymerase sigma factor; its protein translation is MEVIRAFRNLDRHGQQRAPEVIEEEVRQLEPHLVRFREDLVRLEVVASQTSGKTRIQVSLRLQLPSGVIAAQEEGFEIEPVLRKAFANLRQRVDRHVARLKHEPDWKRPARRRRIGALLPPARDAAESNRRAMYFDLIEDHLDRVHDAVRRELTYLEAGGSVPPGRLGVDDLVDAMVLKGLERFETRPTEFSVGDWLLRLAHETIEEEGRAARRALPEDAASLDAEPEKPAEDPTEADQELSEFHQPDDVLRLEDLVADDSVTDPEREAERHELAQSLHRAMAQLPALWRRVLERIHLADSTPAEAAAALGLDAAEVDRIALSAAAFLRAKLIEAGFAGETVETANLEQEIARTARLPQPILERQRIVIAMHGEAAILSHAESSPDHPGGRIE